Proteins encoded by one window of Rhodamnia argentea isolate NSW1041297 chromosome 6, ASM2092103v1, whole genome shotgun sequence:
- the LOC115734246 gene encoding mitochondrial import inner membrane translocase subunit TIM23-1 produces MSTPRSAEPEGSKTRLYNPYQDLQVPIKNLYNLPTSPEYLFHEEALKPHRSWGENLQFYTGSGYLGGAIAGGAKGTLDGIRSAEPGDTLKLRVNRVLNSGGQMGRRLGNSLGVVGLIFAGLESGLLHWRGTDDMLNSVAAGLGTGALFKAAAGPRSAAIAGAIGGIAAVAAVAGKQAMKRYVPI; encoded by the exons ATGTCGACTCCGAGATCCGCCGAGCCGGAGGGCTCGAAGACCCGGCTCTACAACCCGTACCAGGACCTGCAAGTCCCGATTAAGAacctctacaacctccccaccTCCCCGGAGTACCTCTTCCACGAGGAAGCCCTCAAGCCCCACCGCTCCTGGGGCGAGAACCTCCAGTTCTACACCGGGTCCGGCTACCTCGGCGGGGCCATCGCCGGCGGCGCCAAGGGCACCCTCGACGGGATCAGGTCCGCCGAGCCCGGCGACACCCTCAAGCTCCGCGTCAACCGCGTCCTGAACTCCGGGGGTCAGATGGGTCGGCGGCTCGGGAACTCGCTCGGGGTCGTCGGGTTGATATTCGCCGGGTTGGAGAGCGGGTTGCTTCACTGGAGAGGGACCGACGACATGTTGAATAGCGTCGCTGCTGGGTTAGGCACGG GTGCGCTTTTTAAGGCAGCAGCAGGGCCCAGATCGGCAGCAATTGCTGGGGCGATCGGAGGGATTGCAGCGGTTGCGGCAGTTGCTGGGAAGCAGGCTATGAAAAGATATGTGCCAATATGA